The Acinonyx jubatus isolate Ajub_Pintada_27869175 chromosome E3, VMU_Ajub_asm_v1.0, whole genome shotgun sequence genome has a window encoding:
- the SRRM2 gene encoding serine/arginine repetitive matrix protein 2 isoform X7 produces the protein MSSGPRIQNERFVVFSLKCERWCPPGHGAMYNGIGLPTPRGSGTNGYVQRNLSLVRGRRGERPDYKGEEELRRLEAALVKRPNPDILDHERKRRVELRCLELEEMMEEQGYEEQQIQEKVATFRLMLLEKDVNPGGKEETPGQRPAVTETHQLAELNEKKNERLRAAFGISDSYVDGSSFDPQRRAREAKQPAPEPPKPYSLVRESSSSRSPTPKQKKKKKKKDRGRRSESSSPRRERKKSSKKKKHRSESESKKRKHRSPTPKSKRKSKDKKRKRSRSTTPAPKSRRAHRSTSADSASSSDTSRSRSRSAAAKTHTITLTGRSPSPVSGRRGEGDAPSKEQGTTNTGQPSSPEPSTKQPSSPHEDKDKDKEKSAIRPSPSPERSSTGPEPPAPTPLLAEQHGGSPQPLSTTTLSQEPVNPPSEASPTRGRSPPKSPEKPPQSSSESCPPSPQPTKVSRHASSSPESPKPAPAPGSRREISSSPASKSRSHGRAKRDKSHSHTPSRRVGRSRSPTTTKRGRSRSRTPTKRGHSRSRSPQWRRSRSAQRWGRSRSPQRRGRSRSPQRPGWSRSRNTQRRGRSRSARRGRSHSRSPAARGRSRSRTPARRARSRSRTPARRRSRSRTPARRRSRSRTPARRGRSRSRTPARRRSRTRSPVRRRSRSRSPARRSGRSRSRTPARRRSRSRTPARRGRSRSRTPARRGRSRSRTPVRRGRSRSRTPARRRSRSRSLVRRGRSHSRTPQRRGRSGSSSERKNKSRASQRRSRSNSSPEMKKSRVSSRRSRSLSSPRSKAKSRLSLRRSLSGSSPCPKQKSRTPPRRSRSGSSQPKAKSRTPPRRSRSGSSPPSNQKSKTPSRQSCSSSSPQPKVKSGTPPRQGSVTSPQANEQSATPQIQSRSESSPDPEVKSMTPSRHSCSGSSPPRVKSSTPPRGCRSGSSSPQPKVKAVMSPVQSHSGSSSPSPSRVTSKTPPRQSRSESPCSKMESRLLQRHSRSRSSSPDTKVKPGTPPRQSHSGSTSPCPKVKPHTPSGHSLCGSKSPCSQEKSKDLPAQSSGSFSLCPGVKSATPPGEMYFVSSLQQKGQSQTSPDPRSDTSSPDMKRSHPESPSLQSKSHTPLKGGRSRSSSPITELTPRSPTRPDRSELSSPRLKSGMSPEQSKSQSDSFPYPAMDSKSLLGQSRLEPSESKEKTGLLLQEDTTVSSPGPRDKSSPFPVQDKSESSPVLRETPKIPSRERGGVGSSPDTKDQSTSAKPSQDEELMEVEKSEESSNQVLSHLSSELKEMAGGNFESSPEIEERPVSLTLDQSQSQTSLEAEVPAVASTWSGPRFSPEHKELSNSSPRENSFGSPLEFRNSGPVAEMNAGFSPEVKEDLNGSFPNQLETDPFVDMKEQSTRSSRRSSSELSPDAVEKAGMSSNQSVSSPVLDAVPRTPSRERSSSASPELKDGLPRTPSRRSRSGSSPGLRDGSGTPSRHSLSGSSPGMKDIPRTPSRGRSECDSSPEPKALPQTPRPRSRSPSSPELNNKCLTPQRERSGSESSVEQKTMARTPLGQRSRSGSSQELDGKPSASPQERSESDSSPDSKAKTRVPLRERSRSGSSPEVDSKARPSPRRSRSGSSPEVKDKLRVAPRAQSGSDSSPEPKAPALRALPRRSRSGSSSKGRGPSPDGSSSSESSPEHPPKSRTARRSSRSSPEPKTKSRTPPRRRSSRSSPELTRKARLSRRSRSASSSPETRSRTPPRRRRSPSVSSPEPAEKSRSSRRRRSASSPRAKTTSRRGRSPSPKPRGLQRSRSRSRREKTRTTRRRDRSGSSQSTSRRRQRSRSRSRVTRRRRGGSGYHSRSPARQESSRTSSRRRRGRSRTPPASRKRSRSRTSPAPWKRSRSRASPATHRRSRSRTPLVSRRRSRSRTSPVSRRRSRSRTSVTRRRSRSRASPVSRRRSRSRTPPVTRRRSRSRTPTRRRSRSRTPPVTRRRSRSRTPPVTRRRSRSRTSPIARRRSRSRTSPVTRRRSRSRTSPVTRRRSRSRTSPVTRRRSRSRTPPAIRRRSRSRTPLLPRKRSRSRSPLAIRRRSRSRTPRTTRGKRSLTRSPPAIRRRSASGSSSDRSRSATPPATRNHSGSRTPPVALNSSRMSCFSRPSMSPTPLDRCRSPGMLEPLGSSRTPMSVLQQAGGSMMDGPGPRIPDHPRTSVPENHAQSRIALALTAISLGTARPPPSMSAAGLAARMSQVPAPVPLMSLRTAPAASLASRIPAASAAAMNLAGARTPAIPTAVNLADSRTPAAAAAMNLASPRTAVAPSAVNLADPRTPTAPAVNLAGARTPAALAALSLTGSGTPPTAANYPSSSRTAQAAAPANLVGPRSAHATAPVNIASSRTPPAMAPASLTSARMAPALSGANLTSPRVPLTAYERVSGRTSPPLLDRARSRTPPGGPGSRTPPSALSQSRMTSERAPSPASRMVQASSQCVLPPAQDRARSPVPSAFSDQSRALLAQTTPVAGSQSLSSGTVAKTTSSAGDHNGMLSGPVPGVSHPEGGETPASTGAQQPSALATLQPAKERRSSSSSSSSSSSSSSSSSSSSSSSSSGSSSSDSEGSSLPAQPEVALKRGQN, from the exons GTCTCCCACTCCAAAGAGCAAACGTAAATCTAAGGACAAGAAGCGGAAGCG GTCTCGTAGTACAACACCAGCCCCCAAGAGCCGCCGGGCCCACCGTTCAACGTCTGCTgactctgcttcctcttctgatACTTCCCGCAGTCG GTCTCGAAGTGCGGCAGCAAAGACCCATACAATTACCTTGACTGGGCGAAGTCCTTCCCCTGTTTCAGGGCGTCGAGGGGAGGGAGATGCACCTTCTAAGGAACAAGGTACCACCAACACAGGGCAGCCTAGCAGCCCAGAGCCATCTACAAAGCAGCCTAGCAGTCCTCATGAGGACAAAGACAAAGATAAGGAG AAATCTGCAATTCGACCTAGCCCCTCTCCGGAAAGGAGCAGCACAGGCCCAGAACCACCTGCTCCCACTCCGCTCCTTGCTGAGCAACATGGCGGCTCCCCACAACCCCTTTCAACAACCACCTTAAGTCAGGAGCCAGTGAACCCCCCATCTGAGGCTTCCCCAACCCGGGGCCGTTCACCACCTAAGTCTCCTGAGAAACCTCCCCAGTCGTCTTCAGAGAGCTGCCCACCATCCCCTCAACCTACCAAAGTTTCTCGACATGCCAGCTCTTCCCCTGAAAGTCCTAAACCTGCACCAGCTCCTGGGTCCCGCCGAGAGATTTCTTCTTCTCCCGCATCCAAGAGTCGCTCACATGGCCGAGCAAAGCGGGATAAGTCACATTCTCATACCCCTTCTCGAAGAGTGGGGAGGTCCCGTAGCCCTACCACCACTAAGAGGGGGCGATCTCGGTCTCGAACCCCTACCAAAAGAGGTCATTCTAGGTCCCGGTCCCCTCAGTGGCGTAGGTCCCGGTCTGCACAGAGGTGGGGACGGTCCAGAAGCCCCCAGCGACGTGGTCGCTCTAGGTCTCCTCAGCGACCAGGCTGGTCTAGAAGCAGAAATACCCAGAGAAGAGGCAGGTCTAGATCGGCAAGGCGAGGCAGGTCTCATTCTAGATCCCCAGCCGCTAGGGGCAGATCTCGTTCTAGAACGCCAGCCCGCCGGGCTAGATCTCGCTCTAGAACGCCTGCCAGGCGGAGATCACGATCCAGAACACCTGCCAGGCGTAGGTCCCGCTCTAGGACACCAGCCCGGAGAGGCAGGTCTCGCTCTAGGACACCTGCTAGGCGCAGATCTAGGACCCGATCGCCAGTACGACGGAGGTCTCGTAGCAGATCACCAGCCAGGAGAAGTGGCAGGTCACGCTCTAGAACTCCAGCCAGACGTCGGTCACGCTCTAGAACACCAGCCAGGAGAGGGAGGTCTCGGTCTAGGACACCGGCAAGACGAGGACGATCTCGGTCTAGGACACCCGTAAGACGAGGACGATCTCGGTCTAGGACACCAGCAAGACGAAGATCTCGTAGTAGAAGTCTAGTTAGACGAGGAAGATCTCATTCTAGAACACCACAAAGAAGAGGCAGGTCTGGTTCGTCATCAGAGCGGAAGAACAAATCCAGAGCATCGCAGAGGAGGAGCAGGTCCAACTCAAGCCCAGAAATGAAAAAATCTCGAGTTTCTTCAAGACGGAGCAGGTCTCTCTCTTCACCGCGGTCCAAAGCAAAATCTCGCTTGTCTTTGAGGCGAAGCCTTTCGGGATCCTCTCCGTGTCCTAAACAAAAGTCTCGGACACCACCAAGGCGCAGTCGCTCTGGATCATCCCAGCCGAAAGCTAAATCTAGAACACCACCAAGGCGAAGTCGTTCTGGTTCTTCTCCTCCTTCTAACCAGAAATCTAAAACACCTTCAAGACAGAGTTGTTCCAGTTCCTCTCCTCAACCTAAAGTGAAGTCTGGAACACCACCAAGGCAAGGGTCTGTAACAAGTCCCCAGGCAAATGAACAGTCTGCGACACCACAAATACAGAGCCGTTCAGAATCATCACCTGACCCTGAGGTGAAGTCTATGACCCCTTCAAGACATAGCTGCTCTGGGTCCTCTCCTCCTAGAGTGAAATCTAGCACCCCTCCAAGAGGTTGCCGCTCGGGATCGTCATCTCCACAGCCCAAAGTGAAGGCAGTAATGTCGCCAGTCCAAAGTCATTCTGGCTCCTCTTCTCCAAGTCCTAGTAGGGTAACCTCTAAAACACCGCCAAGGCAAAGCAGATCAGAGTCTCCTTGCTCCAAGATGGAATCTAGATTGTTGCAAAGACATAGCCGTTCTAGGTCCTCTTCACCAGATACCAAAGTGAAACCTGGAACACCACCAAGACAAAGTCACTCAGGGTCTACTTCACCATGCCCTAAAGTTAAGCCCCATACTCCATCAGGGCACAGTCTTTGTGGATCTAAGTCCCCATGTTCCCAAGAGAAGTCTAAAGACTTACCAGCACAAAGTTCtggatccttctctctctgtccaggAGTAAAGTCTGCCACACCACCAGGAGAAATGTATTTTGTCTCTTCTCTGCAACAGAAAGGACAATCACAGACTTCACCAGACCCTAGATCTGATACTTCAAGTCCAGACATGAAACGGAGTCACCCTGAGTCTCCGTCTCTGCAGAGCAAATCTCACACACCTCTTAAGGGTGGCCGGTCCAGGTCCTCATCTCCAATCACTGAGCTGACCCCCAGATCTCCAACAAGACCAGACAGAAGTGAATTGTCAAGTCCTAGGCTAAAATCTGGAATGTCTCCTGAGCAGAGCAAGTCTCAGTCTGACTCTTTCCCATATCCTGCCATGGACTCTAAATCTCTTTTGGGGCAGAGTAGATTGGAGCCTTCTGagtcaaaagagaaaacaggcttACTCCTTCAGGAAGATACTACTGTGTCATCTCCTGGACCAAGAGACAAATCTAGTCCTTTCCCAGTGCAGGATAAATCTGAGTCCTCACCAGTACTCAGAGAGACACCTAAAATCCCATCAAGGGAAAGAGGTGGTGTTGGGTCATCCCCAGATACAAAAGACCAAAGTACGTCAGCTAAGCCAAGCCAAGATGAGGAATTAATGGAGGTCGAGAAATCTGAAGAATCCTCAAACCAGGTCCTCTCTCATTTGTCTTCAGAACTTAAAGAAATGGCTGGAGGTAATTTTGAATCCTCACCTGAAATAGAAGAAAGACCTGTGTCTTTGACTCTTGACCAAAGCCAGTCACAGACTTCTTTGGAAGCAGAAGTCCCTGCAGTGGCCTCAACTTGGAGTGGGCCACGTTTTTCTCCAGAGCATAAAGAGCTGTCTAATTCCTCCCCGAGGGAGAATAGCTTTGGATCACCTTTAGAATTTAGAAACTCAGGCCCTGTTGCAGAAATGAATGCTGGATTTTCTCCTGAGGTTAAAGAAGATTTGAATGGATCTTTTCCTAATCAGCTGGAGACAGATCCATTTGTAGACATGAAAGAACAATCCACAAGGTCCTCCAGACGCAGCAGTTCTGAGTTATCGCCAGATGCAGTGGAAAAAGCAGGAATGTCTTCAAATCAGAGTGTTTCTTCACCAGTGCTCGATGCTGTACCCAGAACACCATCGAGGGAAAGAAGTAGCTCTGCATCTCCTGAACTGAAAGACGGTTTACCCAGAACCCCCTCAAGGAGAAGCAGGTCTGGGTCTTCTCCAGGACTTAGAGATGGGTCTGGGACTCCCTCGAGGCACAGCTTATCTGGGTCCTCTCCTGGAATGAAAGATATACCTAGAACACCGTCTAGGGGGAGAAGTGAATGTGATTCTTCTCCAGAACCAAAAGCTTTGCCCCAGACTCCTAGGCCAAGGAGTCGTTCTCCATCATCTCCAGAGCTCAACAACAAGTGTCTTACCCCCCAGAGAGAACGAAGTGGGTCAGAGTCGTCAgttgaacagaagaccatggctaGGACTCCTCTTGGACAGAGAAGTCGATCTGGGTCTTCTCAAGAACTTGATGGGAAGCCCAGTGCGTCCCCTCAAGAAAGAAGTGAATCAGACTCTTCTCCAGATTCCAAAGCGAAGACACGAGTACCACTTAGAGAAAGGAGTCGGTCTGGGTCGTCTCCAGAGGTTGATAGCAAAGCCCGACCGTCTCCTCGCCGTAGTAGGTCTGGCTCATCCCCTGAAGTTAAAGATAAGCTGAGAGTGGCACCCAGGGCACAGAGCGGTTCTGATTCTTCTCCTGAACCCAAGGCTCCTGCCCTTCGAGCTCTTCCCAGACGAAGCAGGTCAGGTTCATCAAGCAAAGGCAGAGGCCCTTCCCCTGACGGAAGCAGCAGTTCAGAGTCCTCTCCAGAACACCCACCCAAGTCCAGAACTGCTAGAAGAAGCTCTAGGTCATCACCAGAGCCCAAGACCAAGTCCCGCACTCCACCTCGCCGTCGCAGCTCTAGATCGTCTCCTGAGCTGACTAGGAAGGCCAGGCTGTCTCGTAGAAGCCGCTCTGCATCGTCCTCACCAGAGACCCGTTCTAGAACCCCCCCGAGACGTCGAAGAAGTCCTTCAGTGTCTTCCCCAGAGCCAGCTGAAAAGTCAAGATCCTCACGCCGGCGGCGCTCAGCTTCATCCCCCCGTGCTAAGACAACTTCAAGGAGAGGCCGTTCTCCTTCACCAAAGCCTCGTGGGCTTCAGCGATCCCGTTCCCgctcaaggagagagaaaaccagaaCAACTCGACGTCGAGATAGGTCTGGATCTTCTCAGTCAACTTCGCGGAGAAGACAGCGGAGCCGGTCGAGGTCTCGGGTCACTCGTCGGCGGAGGGGAGGCTCTGGTTACCACTCAAGGTCACCTGCCCGGCAGGAGAGTTCCCGAACTTCTTCCCGACGCCGAAGAGGCCGTTCTCGGACACCCCCAGCCAGTCGGAAGCGGTCCCGCTCTCGTACATCACCAGCTCCATGGAAACGCTCACGGTCTCGGGCCTCTCCAGCCACTCACCGGCGGTCCAGGTCCAGGACACCTTTGGTCAGCCGCCGTAGGTCCAGGTCTCGAACTTCACCAGTCAGTCGGAGACGATCAAGGTCCAGGACATCAGTGACTCGACGAAGATCTCGATCCAGAGCATCGCCAGTGAGTCGAAGGCGATCCAGGTCTAGAACACCACCAGTAACCCGCCGTCGTTCAAGATCCAGAACCCCAACACGCCGGCGCTCCCGTTCTAGAACTCCACCGGTGACTCGAAGAAGGTCCAGATCTAGGACTCCACCAGTGACCAGGAGGCGATCTCGAAGCAGAACTTCCCCTATCGCTCGCAGAAGATCGAGATCCAGAACGTCTCCAGTCACCCGTAGGAGATCTCGATCTCGCACATCTCCGGTAACTCGAAGGAGGTCCCGCTCTCGAACCTCTCCGGTGACACGCCGCCGATCTCGTTCCCGAACACCTCCTGCTATTCGGCGTCGCTCTAGATCTCGGACCCCATTGTTGCCACGCAAGCGTTCTCGAAGTCGCTCTCCCCTTGCTATCCGTCGCCGTTCCAGATCCCGTACTCCACGAACAACTCGGGGCAAACGGTCCTTAACGAGATCTCCTCCCGCCATCCGAAGACGTTCTGCATCTGGAAGTAGTTCTGATCGCTCACGTTCTGCTACTCCTCCGGCAACGAGAAATCATTCTGGTTCTCGGACCCCTCCGGTAGCGCTCAATAGCTCCAGAATGAGCTGTTTCAGTCGTCCTAGCATGTCACCAACTCCTCTGGACCGCTGTCGATCACCTGGAATGCTGGAACCCCTTGGCAGCTCTAGAACACCTATGTCTGTCCTGCAGCAAGCTGGTGGCTCCATGATGGATGGTCCAGGTCCCCGAATTCCTGATCACCCGAGAACATCTGTGCCAGAAAATCACGCACAGTCTAGAATCGCACTTGCCCTGACAGCCATCAGTCTTGGCACTGCTCGGCCACCTCCATCCATGTCTGCTGCTGGCCTTGCTGCAAGAATGTCCCAGGTCCCAGCTCCAGTGCCTCTCATGAGTCTCAGAACGGCCCCAGCTGCCAGTCTTGCCAGCAGGATTCCTGCAGCTTCTGCAGCAGCGATGAATCTGGCCGGTGCCAGGACACCTGCCATACCAACAGCAGTGAACCTGGCTGACTCCAGAACGCCAGCTGCAGCAGCAGCCATGAACTTGGCCAGCCCCAGAACAGCAGTGGCACCTTCTGCTGTGAACCTCGCTGACCCTCGCACCCCTACAGCCCCAGCTGTGAATCTAGCAGGAGCCAGAACCCCAGCTGCCTTGGCAGCTCTGAGTCTCACCGGCTCTGGCACTCCCCCGACCGCTGCAAACTATCCCTCCAGCTCCAGAACAGCCCAGGCTGCAGCCCCTGCAAACCTGGTGGGTCCTAGATCTGCACATGCTACAGCTCCTGTGAATATTGCCAGCTCCAGAACCCCTCCAGCCATGGCACCTGCAAGCCTCACCAGTGCTAGAATGGCTCCAGCCTTGTCTGGTGCAAACCTTACCagcccccgggtgcccctcaCTGCTTACGAACGTGTTAGTGGTAGAACCTCACCGCCACTTCTTGACCGAGCCAGATCCAGAACCCCACCAGGAGGCCCAGGCTCCAGAACCCCACCATCTGCCCTCAGCCAGTCTAGAATGACCTCTGAGCGGGCTCCCTCTCCTGCTTCTAGAATGGTCCAGGCTTCCTCCCAGTGTGTTCTTCCTCCAGCTCAGGATCGAGCTAGGTCCCCTGTGCCATCTGCTTTTTCTGACCAGTCCCGAGCTTTGCTTGCCCAGACCACCCCTGTAGCAGGGTCTCAGTCCCTCTCCTCTGGGACGGTGGCAAAGACCACATCCTCTGCTGGTGACCACAACGGCATGCTCTCTGGCCCTGTCCCTGGGGTGTCCCACCCTGAGGGTGGGGAAACACCAGCCTCCACGGGGGCCCAGCAGCCTTCTGCATTGGCCACCCTGCAGCCGGCAAAGGAGCGGCGgagttcctcctcctcctcctcatccagctcctcctcttcatcctcgTCAtcgtcctcttcctcctcctcttcctccggTTCCAGTTCTAGCGACTCGGAGGGCTCTAGCCTTCCTGCTCAACCTGAGGTAGCGCTGAAGAG AGGACAGAACTAG